A stretch of Patagioenas fasciata isolate bPatFas1 chromosome 4, bPatFas1.hap1, whole genome shotgun sequence DNA encodes these proteins:
- the LOC136101389 gene encoding transmembrane emp24 domain-containing protein 11-like isoform X1: MKSQLIGFLMNSWISFSLALYFHSGEREEKCIIEDVPSDTLVIGNYKVQRWNIHEQDFPESAPGLGMFVTVTSPSDEVILSKLYGPQGTFSFTSYLSGEHSICFQSNYTRLVSFPGSRLRIHLDIRVGEHFLDESVLQAKDKVNEVNMRLEHLIEQIHHVSKEQNYEREREENFRKTSEETNSSILWWAIVQTIILISVGIWQIKSLGDFLISKKLV; the protein is encoded by the exons ATGAAAAGCCAATTAATAGGATTTCTAATGAATTCTTGGATTTCTTTTTCACTTGCTTTGTATTTTCACAgcggagaaagagaagagaaatgcatAATTGAAGACGTTCCCAGTGACACACTGGTAATCG GGAATTACAAAGTACAACGTTGGAACATACATGAACAAGACTTTCCTGAATCTGCTCCTGGTTTGGGAATGTTTGTGACTGTCACAAGTCCTTCTGATGAG GTAATATTGTCAAAACTGTATGGGCCACAAGGAACATTTTCTTTTACATCCTATCTATCTGGGGAGCACAGTATCTGTTTCCAGTCTAACTACACAAGACTTGTGTCATTTCCAGGAAGTAGACTG cGTATCCATCTGGACATCAGAGTTGGAGAACATTTTTTGGATGAATCTGTTCTTCAAGCCAAAGACAAAGTGAATGAAGTTAACATGAGACTGGAACATCTAATTGAGCAAATTCATCATGTGTCTAAAGAACAGAACTATGAAAGA gagcgTGAAGAAAATTTTCGGAAGACAAGTGAAGAAACCAACAGCAGTATTTTGTGGTGGGCTATCGTACAAACAATAATCCTCATCTCAGTTGGAATCTGGCAAATCAAGTCTCTCGGAGATTTCTTAATATCTAAGAAGCTTGTTTAA
- the LOC136101389 gene encoding transmembrane emp24 domain-containing protein 11-like isoform X2, which produces MHFGEREEKCIIEDVPSDTLVIGNYKVQRWNIHEQDFPESAPGLGMFVTVTSPSDEVILSKLYGPQGTFSFTSYLSGEHSICFQSNYTRLVSFPGSRLRIHLDIRVGEHFLDESVLQAKDKVNEVNMRLEHLIEQIHHVSKEQNYEREREENFRKTSEETNSSILWWAIVQTIILISVGIWQIKSLGDFLISKKLV; this is translated from the exons ATGCATTT cggagaaagagaagagaaatgcatAATTGAAGACGTTCCCAGTGACACACTGGTAATCG GGAATTACAAAGTACAACGTTGGAACATACATGAACAAGACTTTCCTGAATCTGCTCCTGGTTTGGGAATGTTTGTGACTGTCACAAGTCCTTCTGATGAG GTAATATTGTCAAAACTGTATGGGCCACAAGGAACATTTTCTTTTACATCCTATCTATCTGGGGAGCACAGTATCTGTTTCCAGTCTAACTACACAAGACTTGTGTCATTTCCAGGAAGTAGACTG cGTATCCATCTGGACATCAGAGTTGGAGAACATTTTTTGGATGAATCTGTTCTTCAAGCCAAAGACAAAGTGAATGAAGTTAACATGAGACTGGAACATCTAATTGAGCAAATTCATCATGTGTCTAAAGAACAGAACTATGAAAGA gagcgTGAAGAAAATTTTCGGAAGACAAGTGAAGAAACCAACAGCAGTATTTTGTGGTGGGCTATCGTACAAACAATAATCCTCATCTCAGTTGGAATCTGGCAAATCAAGTCTCTCGGAGATTTCTTAATATCTAAGAAGCTTGTTTAA